GCCATATGTGCACTCATCTTTATTTTAACCTTAGATTTCCTTTCATACTCCTTCCTGTTGAGCCAATTTGCTGTGTTTTGGTGTGAATATTAGCCTTTTTTCAACCCGGTGccaataatgtttttgtgtcgGGGATGAGCACCATCTTCAGTCAGAATTCCAGGAGCATAGGGTGGAGCTTGTGTGCGGGTCGAGAGCGCTGCGATCTCTGGATTGGATGAGTGGGATTATTGGGTTGAAGGATCATTTAATTTAGGGATCAACATGTGGACTGTTTAAGGCCCATCTGGTGGTCCGAGTGGACATATGACACAACCTGCTATAATCAACATGTAAACAGTTTCAGAGCGGACATGTGAGTGAGTAGATGTAAACACCattatttcctgcttttttgttgcattttccTTCAAAAACAAGCCTGACCCATTACGTAAAACATCTTGAACAGTGACAAGAAAACTATTTATCAGTTATTCTAAAGAAATACCCTAGTCTTAAATCAAAGCTTAACTCACAAGACAACCAAAACACTTTCCTGAGACAGCAAGACAATCATCTATGGTACATGCTGTTCCTTGAAAGGGGACGATTATTTTCAAAAGGAATATTGGAATAATATACCTACTTTAATCAAAAGTCATTTTGATTAAAGTAATTGTGTAAAAACTACAGAGTCTGATCCAAATAAGGCAAAAGGCCAGAAATCAGAACTGCTACCAAAGACACATTTATCTCCAAGTATcacaaaagaataaatcaaaatattggTGCCAATTtactgaaacacatttttaaaaaaaagcatactgACAGGCATTATTTATCCATCCCTGTTTGTGAAACTGAGGCAGTAACTTTTTCCTCTGTGCGTTGCTGTTACAGGGAAACCCCTTTTGCTCAGGCCTGGGGTTAGGACAGTTTAATAATACTCTGCAATGCCTGGAATGTCAGCCCTAATGCCAGTTCAAAAAGAAAAGGCCTGAAAAAGCCAATCAAAGCCCACAGCCACTCCACCAGTGGATTACTTGTTTGTGTAAATGCTCATGGCACATGaaacaatctgacttttttgactGCTCAATCAGTGAGTGCACTTGTAATATTGTCCATTGTATAGTGGTCCAGTCTCTCTGTGAAGTATAATGAAAAACTACTCTGATCACCCCCCAACCACCCACCCACCCGCCCAACCTCCTATTCCCCCTGTTCAGCAGACCCCTGAGGTTTGGGCCGAATTAGATCACACGCTCGGTGGGGGTGGCTTTGTGGACTAAGAGAGTCACAGAGAGACAACAATGGCCCTAATGTGAGTGAGGCAAAGGCAGAGGGCAGCTCGTGGGCTGATAGAGGCTTATCGTCGTGGAGACCAGGCTGGGGGCTATGTTGCCGGCTTCACATAAAGATTAGAGCAGTTGTCCCCTGCCTGGATTGGACTGTGTGGAAGAGCACAGGCTAAGCATTGACATGATTCTGGAAAAGGATCAGCTAGCCTTTGTGATTATGAGGGCAGATATTCATGACGCCGGACTCTTCATTTGCCTGTGAGTTTcagaagaaagaggaggcaAAATACCTCAAATATGTGGTCCAGACAAAATGCTGCATATACTGCATGTCTTTAAAACATGTGAAACCTCATTTCACAACTGTGTGGACTAATTCAGCTTTGGTTCTTGTTCCTGTCAGGTCAGTTGAAGATGCACTGGTCCCCGGAGCACACCGCCCCCTTATCTCAGTGGCCTGAGCAGCACCTAGATGTCACCTCTACCACTTCACCGCCGTCTGCCCACAAACACGACCCCTACGCAGCTGGTCGCCGAGGCTATGCCCCTGCAGGTTACCCATGGGCCAGTGATGACATATCAGCCCTAACTGCTTCTTCTCTGCTCAAACGCTACGCTGAGAAGTACTCAGGATTGGAGCTGTCCTATGAACGCCCTCCTACAGGGGCCTACTCAGAGCCTGGCACTTTCCTGAAAACTGAATCTGAGCCATGGGCTCTGGGCCAGGGCATGGAGTGCTACCCTGGACTGGAGGCATTAACCGCCACTAAGTTAGGCTCTGCATCTGTGGGCATCCCGGCCACAGGAAGTGTGACAGTAGTGAGCGGTAACTTGGCGTCTGAGCCAGGCTACAGTGGTGCTGGCCACTGCAATGCCCCGTCATCTCAGGAATACCCTCCTGCCTACAACAGCACCTACCTGTCTTCAGGATACTGCCCTCAGCCCAGCGCAGCACTTCCTCCTGCCCCTCTACACTCATTGCAGGCCCCGCCCACTCTAGTGCCCAGCTACAGTGCCAGCACTCCTATCTACAACTACCCTCCAGGGTGCTACCCTCAAACCAGTCTGTCCTCTGGATACAGCCACCCCAGTGCCTCCTACCTGCCCCCTGGGATTAGTGCCCCCACTCCTCTGGCCCCTAGGCCCACCATGGTGGGGGCCGGTTACAGCTACCCATCTCATAGCCTTGGAGGGAGCTCTGAGGGAGGCGTACCACTGAAACGCAAGGCCTTTGAGATGGCAGAGGATGGACAGGAGGGAGCAGAGGTGGAGGGATCCCGCTACAGAAAGTATGGCAATGGCCATGGCAACAGTCATAGCAAAGGGCACGGCAACGGCCACGGCAATGGCTACGATATGAGCGGCTCGCCCTCAGACCCACAGGCCTACAAATCTGGAAAGCCCATGATGTCCCCCCCTTATGGCGGAGCAGGGGATTACAGCCCCCCATCAAGCCTTGCAGGAGAGAGCGTGTCAGGGGAGCACAACTTCACTCAGCAACAAAGAATGTCTATGAAGATACCTTCATCACACACACGATCTGAGGATCCCACTGCAGGGCGCTGACAGCACTGGTCGTCATTTGAGAGAAGGCGGATTTGGGGGAACAAAATAGGAATGTCAATGAAAGGTTTAATTTCACTTTTCAACAACAAGAGTGCACAAGACTGGTATTTCTTGtgcattaacatttacattattcatgtttttccaAAGATTCACAGGGGCATTTTGCCCTCTGAGGTTGAGGTAAGTCTTAGGGACGAGGTTAAGGCATTCTCTACATAGATAGCGTTAAGACAGTCTAAATGTATGAGTGTCTGTTTCTCTCAGGATCCTATTTATTTCCTTTGGCTACTGCGGCGGCAGCACTGCATCTGCAATGTTGCAGTTGTAAAAGTTGGTGTAATTATTTGTGGCCGTTATGTATGAAAAGGGCCTTTGACTGCAATAGTTCTACCACACCACAAAAATCATTACCGACCAAAAAGTAAGGAAAGCAATAACTGAAATGGTGAGAACGCCATACTACTTCAGCACAATCACTGCTACTTTACACAGCTGACTCCAGGGCCCGCTGGGTCACCTGGCCCCGAGAAATGAATGTGTCCCTGCTCATCCCTCGTTTTCCCCTTACCTTTACTCATTCTTgaatttttttcagtttccttAACCCCGtcttttaatgttctttatCTTATTCTATCTTGGTGTCCTGCTTTTTGTTCTCAACCTTTTTCATTGCTgaacaacttttgtttttgtctagtTTATACATAACAAGCTGCTTATCAAATGATAACATAGTAAACATGAAGCCgccctttaaaaaatgttttaatgtaaagaaAGAGTGGGTGAATAATCTAAgattttatgttcatttaaaaatgtattaagcaTTCATACCATGGCAGCATTACAGTATATTCAGATCATCTTCAAAGTGTGTTGTTTACTTGTAAATGTTTGCTGATCCTTAAACTAAGGGGAAAGACTCGGTGAATAATGGTGCAGCTCACACGTTTAAGTTTCCAACGATTACAAGAAATAATGACTACACAAATCTACAGAAcaaccaaaaacagaaaactatgCTTAAGTCTGCATTCTGCTAAAATTCATTCAGAGTGAACTGTATGTTGCTTCTGTTTGGATGCACAGCCCAGACTGAAAGGCTCACAATTTTAAAATTACATTCTTTATGAAGATCTACCTGCTTGTCTGCTACgggatttacttttttttaagatatgcATTCTCTTTACTTTTGCCTCTGAAAAGGATGATTTATAGTCGTGTTATTGAATACTCAGGAAGAATATTGTTACCTCAGAATGATGAAATAAGAATGTATGTTATTACCTTAGGGTGTTTGTAGGGATCTTTATGGAGCAAGATGAAAACAGAGCCATGGCTTTTATTAAGAGAAAAACATACTCTGAACACTTCAGGGAAACAATGAACTTACAAGGCCTTGATACTAACAGTAGaaaacacgcacaaacacaagcatgcacacacacgcacgcacacgcgcacacacacacacacacacacacacacacacacacacacacacacacacacacacacacacacacacacacacacacacacacacacacacacacacacacacacacacacacacacacacacacacacacactgctttttaGCTCTGGGAAAATAAAACTTGAGGTTTTTGTACCAAGGCCTGAAATGTTGAATGtaattcagatattttttttaaaaggacaatACATGCCATAATGTACATCAATGATGTTTTTAGatatatgaaacatattttcttcatGTATAGATTTAATTCTCTTATAGGTTTTGGtggaaaaatgaatgacatgtTAAGTGTTAGTGTAGTTAGCAGTGGGGAAACAGTGTTTGTGGACAACCTGTCAAAATAAAGCACTCCTGATTAACAACTTTCGACATATCAAGacatacacatatgtatatgcTCTATAGTAGgtatgtttattaaatgtcttaaataaGTCCATTTTTCTATATCAGTATCTTAAAACCGCTTGACACAGTGCTACCGATCAATCAGCATGATTGGAGCTGAAACATGAATTGACACCATGAAAAAGGGAGAGGTTAACAATGTATGTGCACTGTCAGAAAATATTTACAGTTACTATATATTACtaactataaatatttttttcagagttGTAGCTTTGTTGCTACACAATGCCATCCCTACATAAATTATGCCCAAACAAATATTTCTTTTGCAAAATTATACAAAACAGAACTCTTAAATAAAAGCATGCCCAGAGAGGGGATCCCCcttaatagaaaaatatttaggGTGTAATGCAGCTTCAGATTTagtgtgaaaaagtattttaatttggaaattgaatttactgaaaaaaactgCATCACACAAAGATTTAGCTTCAAATTATGCTGGagaaaaaatacagattaagAAAAAGGTGTTAGACAAATAATAATGTACTCTTACCCCCagattttaaaagtatttaagcGCTTAGCTACAACAATTAGATGCTCTTCAATGTCACACAAAGAATGTGATCTACATTAACTTACACACTGCAACAACAGTATTTGCTGTTTCTTGGCGTTACTCTGATTCATTGAAGAAAGTGGTTGAATTTGTCCAACTGATGGAAAATGGCAATTCAGTGTTATCTTTGTAATCCAGTTGTACTTTTGTTGTATCTTGTACATTCTCTGTAACCATTTCTACCTCATTTTGAAGACATTGTACatggaaatatttatttcatgtaaTTTCACATGCCAGTTTAAGGAGCAATGTTTCTAATTCTTGACCTGTTATAGTCTACCTCACTAAAGACTGTTGTGTCATGGAAATGAAGatatcacaacaacaaaaacattttttttttgtctttttgtctgtgaATGTTTGAGGTTTGAGTGACGTTATCATTCACTAAAATATAACAAGAGCATAACATTTGTTCTAAAAGGATTTCTCATTATAAATATACTGACCATGTCCAACTTCCTATTACAACATGAAGGTAACATACACAATACCTTTAGCCAAATTTTCTGTCAAGAGAggtattatttttgtttttaggtgGACTCTATTCCactatttgtattttcaatcaGTGATAATCCTGAAGTACCATTTTGATGGCTAATTTCAATTCTTggtaatgcttttttttcttactggtCAATATATTTAGACTATTTACAAATAATTTCCTCTGAGGTTTCCCGGAAAAAGCCATGTCATTTGGCACTAATTATGTTAAAACGGTACAATTAATTCCAACTAATTATCCTTGAGTCTTTTACTCAGTAGACAGCAGATCAGCTAAATATAATTCAACATATAAGAGGTGAAGCGTTTCCTATAATACATTCAccattatacatttttacttgaATATAAATGGAAGAGTTCTTTCAAGAAAATTAATATCAAAAGCAACAGCTGGTTTTGAAATCATCTagttaaacaaatgtaattacCATTCTCAGGACATTGTCCCCTTTTCCATATAAACTGTTCcaattttagattttaaattataaagaaataatgGACCTATAAAATCTAGTGTCACcccaattttttattttcttgcaagGAATTTTGttgaattaacatttttagCCTACGTTTTAAAACTGGTGAGGAATAAGAGGGCAATCCATGTATTGTAAAGACCCCATTATAAGCTCAAGAGAGCATAGAATAAAAGGACAGGAAGAGTGGATGCTGACCCTCTTCCCCTGGACACCACCCCCTATCCACAGCTTTATTGTCTGGAAGGCGGAGGGCATGCGCTCGCGTGTGGCAGATGTCCCAAACTTTTGTCCTTTCATCCACAGTGAATCCAGCCCTGCTGCAACGTCCAAGTATTTCACAaaactttcataaaaaaaacattaactatAATGATGATTAGCAACAACCGCCTAAAGTCCATGCATCTTAAACAAATCTCAAACCACATTCCTGGCCCTTGCTGCATCCATTAAACCAGCAATCCTTATTAAAACCTTTTGCTAAGCCTCTATTCCCATCTACTAACCTAAGCAGCCGCCGAGAGCCAGACTCACTTCTCATTCTGGGCAATCAGCTCAGAAAACCATCAAAAAATAACTGTGTTAAATGGCAaagtttaactttaaatgtaatttattcaaCCCCTGAAATTCAATTATGGTCCCTCTGCCAACCACAGCGTCACTGCCAgtttaataattacattaatttcTTCTCcaactcacacaaacaatagcagcagcagcagctgcacaaGTGCCAGATAACAAGAATAACAGTGACACCTACAGGGATTTATTAAGAAGTGCCCCATTGTATTAAGTTACTGTGAAAATAATCGAGATCTTTGATAGACAACTAATGGAAACAGTGTTGCAAACTCATTCACAAAATATAgtgaagataaaataaatgtgatcagATAAGCCTAAAATAAAGGACCTATTGATAAAGTATGAATGCATTTTACAAACAATCGGCACAGACATTGGTTAAAcacaatatgtttaataaatgaaacaggACTTACTGCTTTTAGGCTTCCAGACgctgtttgtttctttacttttcaaTTTCAAGAGACCATCTATGGTGCCTCTACTCTGTTTTCACTTCTAGGCTGGGTTTAGGTCCACTTTTAAAATTGTGATGTCTTTCCAAATAGCTGTGTTAAGAAGCATAACACAATTGGTATCTTCTTAAAACACTGTGGACTATGCACTATAATATATGACCAGGTTCATTCACTATGCCAACACTGTCACCCTGATGTTTCAGGATCTTACCCAGTGGTGATACCGTACTGATCTGCAGAACTTTTTCTTCAGGCGGAGGGGAAACATCAGATTGTTCTGCACTGGGGTTGATGTTACTGCAAAGTCTGTAAAACGCAGTAGCATTTGTTTCCATGTGTTCGTGAGTCAAATAAGGAGATACTTTGGCGTCAGAGAGGCAGCGGTGGAAGAAGCATTCAGATCCTTTAGTaagtcaaatattaaaacaaaatatgctgAAAGAATACTCCATTAAAATGATCATCAGCGAAATAAATTTGAagcatcaaaagtaaaagtggtCTTTAAGCAAGGATATGGCtgttatacttttattttcacattattgGGGTATCATGACTCATGCATTCACATGAATGCAAAATGATATTGTTGTAGTTGGTACAGAGGGTTGCAAATTTAAtctacatttaaagaaattaacTTTAGTTGTCCACCTGCAAATGTGGCTGGTGGATTCCAAAATTTACCAgccactgattttttttttaccagccaCTTTCTTCTTCTAACCGGCAGTGTGAAAcatgacaaataataaaacaagatCTACAATATTCAAGCAATAGGCTATTTTATTTCATAAGGTAAAAATCAATGACAttcgctctctctcacacatacacacacacacacacgcatgcaaaGTTAACTTCTCTCTCCACCTGCAATGTTCAAATTTTACCATCAACCTAATAGATACCGTTGTTTTTTGGCTGGTGGGTGGAACAAATTTAGAAACCACTAGCATATTTTCCCAGCATACTACTAGCATACACAGATACTAATGGTTGGAATTGAATGCCCCTTATGGAAATGCTTGAGTATACATACCTCAAAACACTTAAGTACAAGTAAAGTGGGCTACAAGCACTTGAGCACTTTGTGCTCCACTTTTGTTGAAAGCAATCAATATCAAGATAAGGATGACCTCATCCTTCTTTACATTTGTTGGCCATGCTATTTAGAAACATCTTTACAGCAGCACTTTTTGCAATTGGTTTCAGTTAAAGACATAAACTCACATACAGTCAAATTTGAATTAGTTAAAATGTTCCTCTTGACTGGACTAGACCACGGGTACATTTAAACAATGCCTCTCTGTATTTAACCAGTACTTTTCCCCACTACTCCCAGTAAATCATAGAGAAGAGAAATCATCCTGTTGAGAGGAGAACTGTGGATGTTAGCTGAATCTAACACCAGAGGCAAACCAGAGGCTCCGTGGTCTAAAGTGGAAGGATCTGTCTCAATAACAACATTTAGGTCAATAATTCGCTTTGTTAACTTTACCGGCTATATTTTGACAACATAAAGTCGTTACCAGTTGGCGTAGTCATTTTAAACCACTTCTGGCCAGTGATGATGAAGGTTACATCGAGTACTTGAGGACAGGAAGGCGGCATTGGCCCGCGGATGTGGATCAGAAACCGACCAGCCGGTGACCTGTGATATTAAAGTAATGAAATTCGATTTATGTCCATTCACAGGTAgcatatttgtattattaaatatttctaATTATATCTAACAAATATTTTCACTGAAAGCCCAATAGGAAGCCATTACCAATTCAAATTTTGAATAGAGCTGACTACTTTAAGAGAGGTTTGACACCCCACATTTGTTTAACAGGCTAACCACTATAGGTTAATTGTATATAGAATGAATTGTGTAAGGCTAAGCTAAAAATATACTGCTTTTAACCTCTGTCATTataatttcaaacaaacaacaaattacTACAGGTAAACTAAAGCTAAATGTACCCTGATTTCTTCAAGGAAGCTTTACTTGCTCGGGATTGACCATTTGATTGGGCATCCATGTTGaagtttgaaaaatattaataataatgaaaaagttggatttttttgtctgttataGGCCCCATTTGCTGACATACTGCTGTCTTGCTGGGATATCTCCGATCACAGGATTAACATACAGTTTATATTCACCATACAACCACCACCAAACCAATAAGGAACTCACTACCTTGTGTTGACAAATAAGAACTAACCCTTAAAGCTGTGAAGTTGGCTTGAGTTATTTCCTTCAAGTCCCACTAGAGGGTGTTAGATAGCTGTAAGAAGTATTATGAGGCACCTCACTAATGTCTGAGGGgttacattaataaatatagtAGATAAAGGCTGTGATCTCTGCAGACACGTTCAGGGGCAGGGATGAATAACCCAAATCCCAACCCTACAGGGGCAGAGAGGGCTGTGCTCTATGATGGATGGGGCAGAGGTGGCAAAGAGTGACAAACCAGGGATACATCAGCATACATTTATCACATCTTTTTCTTCCAGTTTGgctaaatggaattcatttAAATTCCTTTCTCAGCTAGGTAATATAGAAACTGAGAACTGTTGAGCTCAAGACAATGATCTTGCTCATTCCCTCATGCACCTCCTCTTTACACAGCGAGTGAAACTGGGTCTacgtgtgtatttatatatttgatctATGCACCTCTGTTGTTCCTCTCATCTTGTGCATGGCGGAGCGGACCTGACACAGGAATAGAAAAACTATGTGGGAACAACCACAACTTCACACAGATGCTTGATCACAATAATACTGCAGGTTACATGTTTTGATTCCTTAAAGACttactccctctctctgtatCCGTTACACACACTCccttccctctgtctgtctccctccctccctccctcacacaaACTTGCTCAGACAGCCAGGCAGATCACACCAACGTCCTACTTAATCCACGTACCACTACTGCAACCAAAGACCTGCATGTGCAtactgcagacattttgatggtGTCTTTTGAGGAGAGCAACACATTCAGAAATATAGATTATAAAGAAATCAACAATTCctacacataaataaaattaaaataatggtttaatgttttaaaatcatCTAGAATTCCCCTTAGAGCACTAGTAATAGACAGTTGCATTTATCAATATTCTAGACTGCTATGATATAAACAGTGTAAGATACAGCATCAAACCGCACAAAATAATGTGATGCAATCCAAAGCATGCAGCATTGCAGGTAGGAGGTGAAGGATAAATCCAGACCAACACAATAGCTTTCtactgtgtgtgcctgtgttcaTTGTTCTCATTTACTTTTCATCTTCCTGCTGTAgctcgctctccctctgcttGCCGTGGTTAAGGAGGGTGCTATACAGTGCACTGTACAGTCTGAGCCTATTGGGAACATGCTGCTGACTCAGCCCCGGCCACTGCATTCATCTATCTGCACTGCAGTGCTGTCTCTACTTACTCCCCCCTCCCTTCACTGCTCCTTCCCTCattcagtacacacacacacacacacacacacacacacacacacacacacacacacacacacacacacacacacacacacacacacacacacacacacacacacacacacacacacacacacacacacacacacacacacacacacacacacacagaggaggggggaagaaaggaaataacacacatgcatatacacacgtatactttcacacacacatacacacccgtCTGCTTTAATAGTCATTTGAGTGTTGTTGCACCATGACACACCCAACCACatcaactgaaacaaaaatCGTATTCAAACACGAATAGAGACAATATTATTTAGGCATTTCTGAAGtgtattgtgttattgttgcCAAACCTTttgctgctctgtctctgtccctcccTGTCCTGTGTAGCTTTCAGACATTTTCTCTGCCATGTTTGCAATCTGAACAAGCAATTCTAGTGATTATTGGCAATAAAggcaaacaaaatattttttttagagcaTCAATGTGTACAATATCTCCTCAaaatcagaaacatttaaattccCAGTTATCACAAGAAAGGGGGTAGTTtaacatcaacaaaaacattacttGCCAGACATGGTGGAACATATTCTGCATAGTAAAGTGACATATGTATTAATACAAAAACGACACCAGCCAGAGGTGTAACTGGAAGGCTGCTTTATTGTTTGGAAATAGATTCGTGCTCAAATGAAGATATTCTTTCACTGATTCTCATTTAATCTTCCCATGTGGTTGTGCAACACACGTCCTCTCTCTGACTGTATTAGTGGCAAGAGTTAATGACAgtcaaaagattttttttttattttttttttcagttggccTATTttcaggaaagaaaagaaatttATCTCAGTCATGCTACAAAAGAATGGCCTCATATACCGATTGGTAAACCAACATTTGAAAAGTGAACAGAATGTAAAACAGAAGGCAAGCTGTTCCCTTTACTAGCCCAAGAGCCAGtaaacagaacacacagagagagcacTTGTACTACATGACTCTACAAGATGTTAGTCCAGACAGTCTAATCTAGGTGGTGAGTTTTCAGTTTACAAGTTAATTTTGAACTCAATACATCGCTTCTATCGTGCTCCGTTTTGATTCACTCCCATGGGTTTTAAGATCCTCGAGCTGATTTTATTGACAGACTAAATAGGAAGCTAAAAAGGCACGTGCCGTTAAGAGATATTGCaccataaacaaacacacagacagtttaGACAACTAACCCTTAAATCATTAGATATACCTTATTGAAAGTGACAGCAAAAATAAAGATCAACTCCAAactgcagcagtgtgtttaGGGGGAAACATGGAAGAGGGTTAGAGCTGAAACAAGCAAACAATTGTCACACAAAATGAGCTGTGGCTCATACTGGGGCACACTGGTTAACCAGCGGTTGCCTGTTAAAGGctatgagagtgtgtgtgtgtgtttgtgtaagagTGGGTGAGTCTGTCCGTGTTTGTATTATCTTTGTATGTACAATATAGGAAACTAGGGGGCAAGACATCTTCACACATGTACAAAAGGGTATGCTGGTAGTGCAATCCTCTCACCAAAGGCAGGCTCCACAATTCTCAGCAAGCAGCCAGTACAACACCATGCATTGTACGCTGGTACCCAGTATGCAGAA
This portion of the Anoplopoma fimbria isolate UVic2021 breed Golden Eagle Sablefish chromosome 17, Afim_UVic_2022, whole genome shotgun sequence genome encodes:
- the si:dkey-195m11.8 gene encoding fidgetin-like protein 2 gives rise to the protein MLSPVTPYSQLKMHWSPEHTAPLSQWPEQHLDVTSTTSPPSAHKHDPYAAGRRGYAPAGYPWASDDISALTASSLLKRYAEKYSGLELSYERPPTGAYSEPGTFLKTESEPWALGQGMECYPGLEALTATKLGSASVGIPATGSVTVVSGNLASEPGYSGAGHCNAPSSQEYPPAYNSTYLSSGYCPQPSAALPPAPLHSLQAPPTLVPSYSASTPIYNYPPGCYPQTSLSSGYSHPSASYLPPGISAPTPLAPRPTMVGAGYSYPSHSLGGSSEGGVPLKRKAFEMAEDGQEGAEVEGSRYRKYGNGHGNSHSKGHGNGHGNGYDMSGSPSDPQAYKSGKPMMSPPYGGAGDYSPPSSLAGESVSGEHNFTQQQRMSMKIPSSHTRSEDPTAGR